TCATTTGCACAGATGTAGCGAAAGACGGATTGCTTCAGGGCCCTTCAGCAGACTTATATAAAGAAATATTGGAAGAAATCCCTAACGTTAAATTAATTGCTAGTGGAGGAGTTTCTTCCGTGAAGGACTTAGAAGAACTGGAGAAAATCGGTGTCTTTGGGACAATCGTGGGGAAAGCTTATTATGAGGGAAGAGTGACGCTGGAAGAATTGGCAGCTTTCATTTAAGTCAGAAGGCTAAAATTAGAAATCTGAAATCTTACAACTTTACCACTTTACAACATAATTTTCCAATCTTTCAATTTTAAAACCCGCCATGGCGGACAAGTAATTCCAATTCAAAATGTTAACAAAACGAATAATCCCCTGCCTCGATATTAAAGAAGGCCGAACTGTCAAAGGAGTGAACTTTGTGGAACTTCGAGATGCAGGAGATCCTGTGGAGTTGGCGAAGATTTACTCTGATGAGGGAGCTGATGAATTGGTGTTTTTGGATATTACAGCGACAGTTGACAAAAGAAAAACCTTAGCTGAATTGGTGACCAAAGTGGCAAAGGCAATCAACATTCCATTTACAGTAGGAGGAGGGATTTCTACGGTGGAAGATGTGAAAGTGCTTTTGAATGCAGGGGCAGATAAAATTTCTATCAATTCATCTGCGGTGAAAAATCCTCAGATCATCAATGAAATGGCGGCAGAATTTGGTTCTCAATGTATCGTGGTGGCGATCGATACGCGAAATGTCGATGGAATTGACTTTGTGCATACACATGGTGGAAGAAAAGCTACTTTGCTAAAGACCCAAGAGTGGGCTCAAGAGGTCTGTGATCGAGGTGCTGGAGAAATTCTGTTGACTTCCATGGATCATGATGGAACCAAGGCAGGTTTTTCAAATGCTCTTTTGGCTGAGATATCATCAGCTCTCAGTATTCCAGTTATTGCTTCGGGAGGAGCTGGGAAAATGGAACATTTCAAAGATGTGTTTACCTTTGGGAAAGCAGATGCTGCTTTAGCGGCCAGTATTTTTCACTTTAAAGAAATTGGTATTCCTGAGTTGAAAAGTTATCTCGCAGGTGCAGCAATCAGTATAAGAAAATAAGGGAATAACCTTTGAGGTCTTCAAGACCTCGAAGGTTTTAACTAAATAAACCTTCGGGGTTTTAGAAACACCAAAGGTTAGAATGGATATGAACATAGATTTTAAAAAAATGGACGGTTTGGTTCCGGCAATTGTACAAGATGCTATTAGCGGAAAAGTATTGATGCAGGGCTATATGAACGAGGAGGCTTTGACAAAAACGAAGGAAAGTGGAATGGTTACTTTTTTCAGCCGAAGCAAAAACCGACTTTGGACCAAAGGTGAGACTTCCGGTAATTTTATGGAACTGGTTAGTATCGCAGTAGATTGTGATGGCGATTCCCTATTGGTAAAAGCCAATCCTAAAGGCCCAACTTGTCACACTGGAGCAGATACCTGCTTTAATGAGGGGAATTCTTCTAAGACGGGCTTTATAGATCAATTGAGAGCTATCATTAAAGACCGTAAGAACAACCCAACGGATCAATCTTATACAGCAAGCTTATTTGCCAAAGGCATCAATAAAGTAGCTCAGAAAGTAGGAGAAGAAGCAGTAGAAATTGTGATTGAAGCGAAAGATGATAATAAAGAGCTTTTCATGGGGGAAGCAGCAGACTTACTCTATCACTATTTAGTGCTTTTGGAAGCCAAAGGTTATGAACTAGATGAGGTGATGGATGTTCTGATTGAACGACATAAAAAATAGAAAATGATTAAAGCCTGATTTCTCTCACAGGCTTTAATTTTTAATAGACGGGAAACTCTTTTCTGAGGCCTTCAAAAGCATCTATCATTTCCCAAGAAGGTCGAAAGTAACTGTTTTGAATTCTGGCGTTCACATTTCCGTTTTCTAAAAACTCCAAAGCTGCTTTTAGCCTTAAGTCATTAGGATCTCCCCAATTAAACTGGGGGCTGTCACCTACCAAAAAATCCGGTTCAAACCCATCAAAATATTCAGCATTCCCTTCTGCATTGGCAGTGGCAAAAGTGATTGGTACAAGCTCAACATTATTGGATTTTAAGGTATTGTTATAATTGGATAATGGAAAAGAGCCTACGGGTTTTCCATAGGTATTATCCCCGATTAAAGTAATGTCGAAATAAGGGTTTAGGCTATTAATGACCAATTCGGATGCTGAAGCACTTCCTCTTGAAGTGATAAAAACGAGTTGAGAGAGGTTTAACCCGCCTTGTTTTTTGAAAAGGGTTTCCCTTTCAAAATTTGCTTTTAGGCTATTGAGCTTATTGGTATACATAAGCTTTTCATTATCCTTTGCCTGAATCAAAAAGTTCATGATTTGTTCGGCAACATCCACAGACCCTCCACCATTGTACCTCAGGTCAATAATGAGTTCAGATATATTTTGATCTTGAAAAAAATCTAAGGATTCCTGAACTTCTTTACTTTGTGTGGGACTTAGACCCGCAGTGGCTTTGAAACTGTTGTAAACCCAATAGCCAATTTTTTTTCCACCTCTCTCAATTACCTCCTGATGGAGAATTGAGTTGGATTGATATTCTGCTTTCGTATTACTTCTACTTGTGGTAGACCCATCGGGTAATTTAAATGTAAAGCTATTTGTGATTCCAGCTTCCGCGTTTCCTAATTGAAAATCATAAGAACCTGCACCATTTTTATATTCTGAGATTGCCTTTCCATTAATTTCTATTATTTCCCAACCTCGTTTCCAGCCATCTTTTCCTGCTGGGGCATCATCATAGACAAAGGTTAAAAAGAGTTTTTCATTTGCATCGAAGGCAAAGCCAAAACCATGACCGGCATTTTTACCTACGAAAGAATTGTTGAAATCCTCAATAGTAGTAATGTAAGAAAACCGGTCAAGGGGTTTGAATTTTAAAGCTTCTAGGTATTCCTGATTACTGTCAAACCCCTTGGGCTCAGGTCGTTCAGGTAATTCTTGATTCCAGTAATACCACTCTTCCAGTGCATCATAAATCGCATTTTTGACTTCAATTGAATCTGGATTTGGAATAGGGTCATCTTTTGATTGACAAGACCAAAAAACCAAAATTACCATCGTAAATAGCCAAAATGT
Above is a window of Algoriphagus machipongonensis DNA encoding:
- the hisIE gene encoding bifunctional phosphoribosyl-AMP cyclohydrolase/phosphoribosyl-ATP diphosphatase HisIE encodes the protein MDMNIDFKKMDGLVPAIVQDAISGKVLMQGYMNEEALTKTKESGMVTFFSRSKNRLWTKGETSGNFMELVSIAVDCDGDSLLVKANPKGPTCHTGADTCFNEGNSSKTGFIDQLRAIIKDRKNNPTDQSYTASLFAKGINKVAQKVGEEAVEIVIEAKDDNKELFMGEAADLLYHYLVLLEAKGYELDEVMDVLIERHKK
- the hisF gene encoding imidazole glycerol phosphate synthase subunit HisF; its protein translation is MLTKRIIPCLDIKEGRTVKGVNFVELRDAGDPVELAKIYSDEGADELVFLDITATVDKRKTLAELVTKVAKAINIPFTVGGGISTVEDVKVLLNAGADKISINSSAVKNPQIINEMAAEFGSQCIVVAIDTRNVDGIDFVHTHGGRKATLLKTQEWAQEVCDRGAGEILLTSMDHDGTKAGFSNALLAEISSALSIPVIASGGAGKMEHFKDVFTFGKADAALAASIFHFKEIGIPELKSYLAGAAISIRK
- a CDS encoding S41 family peptidase → MKKTFWLFTMVILVFWSCQSKDDPIPNPDSIEVKNAIYDALEEWYYWNQELPERPEPKGFDSNQEYLEALKFKPLDRFSYITTIEDFNNSFVGKNAGHGFGFAFDANEKLFLTFVYDDAPAGKDGWKRGWEIIEINGKAISEYKNGAGSYDFQLGNAEAGITNSFTFKLPDGSTTSRSNTKAEYQSNSILHQEVIERGGKKIGYWVYNSFKATAGLSPTQSKEVQESLDFFQDQNISELIIDLRYNGGGSVDVAEQIMNFLIQAKDNEKLMYTNKLNSLKANFERETLFKKQGGLNLSQLVFITSRGSASASELVINSLNPYFDITLIGDNTYGKPVGSFPLSNYNNTLKSNNVELVPITFATANAEGNAEYFDGFEPDFLVGDSPQFNWGDPNDLRLKAALEFLENGNVNARIQNSYFRPSWEMIDAFEGLRKEFPVY